One region of Corvus moneduloides isolate bCorMon1 chromosome 15, bCorMon1.pri, whole genome shotgun sequence genomic DNA includes:
- the DDX41 gene encoding probable ATP-dependent RNA helicase DDX41, giving the protein MEAAAERKRQREEPVDTSDLSGEDDDDYVPYVPVKQRKQQMLQKLLQMRRKVVSEEEQRDSGSEQRGDEDDIPLGPQSNISLLDQHQHLKEKAEARKESAKEKQLKEEEKILESVAEGRALMSVKEMAKGITYDDPIKTSWRAPRYILGMSEARHDRVRKKYHILVEGEGIPPPIKSFKEMKFPAAILRGLKKKGIQQPTPIQIQGIPTILSGRDMIGIAFTGSGKTLVFTLPVIMFCLEQEKRLPFSKREGPYGLIICPSRELARQTHGILEYYCRLLQEDGLPPLRCALCIGGMSVKEQMETIKHGVHMMVATPGRLMDLLQKKMVSLDICRYLALDEADRMIDMGFEGDIRTIFSYFKGQRQTLLFSATMPKKIQNFAKSALVKPITINVGRAGAASLDVVQEVEYVKEEAKMVYLLECLQKTPPPVLIFAEKKADVDAIHEYLLLKGVEAVAIHGGKDQEERTKAIEAFRDGKKDVLVATDVASKGLDFPAIQHVINYDMPEEIENYVHRIGRTGRSGNTGIATTFINKACDESVLMDLKALLLEAKQKVPPVLQVLHCGDETMLDIRGERGCAFCGGLGHRITNCPKLEAMQTKQVSNIGRKDYLAHSSMDF; this is encoded by the exons ATGGAGGCCGCGGCGGAGCGGAAG AGGCAGCGCGAGGAGCCGGTGGACACGTCCGACCTGTCCGGAGAGGATGACGACGACTACGTGCCCTACGTGCCCGTCAAGCAGCGCAAGCAGCAGATG ctgcagaagctgctgcagatgcGGCGGAAGGTAGTGTCGGAGGAGGAGCAGCGGGACAGCGGGAGCGAGCAGCGCGGGGACGAGGATGACATCCCGCTGGGGCCCCAGTCCAACATCAGTCTGCTGGACCAGCACCAGCACCTCAAAGAGAAGGCGGAAG CTCGGAAGGAGTCAGccaaggagaagcagctgaaggaggaagagaagatcCTGGAGAGTGTGGCAGAGGGCCGAG ctctgatgTCAGTGAAGGAGATGGCCAAGGGCATCACCTACGACGACCCGATCAAAACCAG CTGGAGAGCCCCTCGCTACATTCTGGGCATGTCAGAGGCACGGCACGACCGCGTGCGCAAGAAGTACCACATCCTGGTGGAGGGGGAGGGCATCCCTCCCCCCATCAAGAGCTTCAAGGAGATGAAGTTCCCAGCAG CTATCCTGAGAGgcctgaagaaaaaaggaatccAGCAGCCAACACCCATACAGATCCAAGGCATCCCCACAAT CCTCTCAGGAAGGGATATGATTGGCATCGCATTCACTGGCTCTGGGAAGACCTTGGTGTTCACCCTCCCCGTGATCATGttctgcctggagcaggagaagaggCTGCCATTCTCCAAGCGAGAGGGACCCTATGGACTTATCATCTGTCCCTCG CGGGAGCTGGCCCGGCAGACCCACGGCATCCTGGAGTACTACTGTCgtctgctgcaggaggatgggCTGCCCCCACTGCGCTGTGCCCTCTGCATCGGGGGCATGTCTGTCAAGGAGCAGATGGAGACCATCAAACA TGGGGTACACATGATGGTGGCAACCCCTGGGCGCTTGATGGACCTGCTGCAGAAGAAGATGGTGAGCCTGGACATCTGCCGGTACCTGGCGTTGGATGAGGCTGACAGGATGATTGATATGGGCTTTGAGGGGGACATCCGTACCATCTTCTCCTACTTCAAG ggccagcgGCAAACCCTCCTCTTCAGTGCCACAATGCCCAAGAAGATCCAGAATTTTGCCAAGAGTGCCCTGGTGAAGCCCATCACCATTAATGTTGGGCGAGCGGGTGCTGCCAGCTTGGATGTCGTGCAG GAGGTGGAGTATGTGAAAGAGGAGGCCAAGATGGTGTACCTGCTGGAGTGCCTGCAGAAGACCCCTCCACCC GTGCTGATCTTCGCAGAGAAGAAGGCAGATGTCGATGCGATTCACGAGTACCTGCTGCTCAAGGGCGTGGAAGCTGTGGCCATCCATGGAGGGAAAG ATCAGGAAGAACGGACAAAAGCCATTGAGGCCTTCCGGGATGGGAAGAAGGATGTCCTGGTTGCCACTGATGTTGCTTCCAAGGGCCTGGACTTCCCAGCCATCCAGCACGTCATCAACTACGACATGCCAGAGGAGATTGAGAACTATG TTCACCGCATTGGGCGTACAGGCCGCTCGGGCAACACTGGCATTGCCACCACCTTCATCAACAAGGCCTGTG ATGAGTCAGTGCTGATGGACCTGaaggctctgctcctggaggCGAAGCAGAAGGTGCCGCctgtgctccaggtgctgcacTGTGGGGATGAGACCATGCTGGACATCAGAG GCGAGCGGGGCTGCGCCTTCTGCGGCGGCCTGGGCCATCGCATCACCAACTGCCCCAAGCTGGAGGCGATGCAGACCAAGCAAGTCAGCAACATCGGCCGCAAGGACTACCTGGCCCACAGCTCTATGGACTTCTAG